The genomic segment AAACTGTGGGCCTAAATCCATTTAAATCACTGGGAACAGGATGAGATTGTAAGTGAGTAACATCTTGACCCAATCCAAAACCCATTCAGGTCCACAGGCTgtctcctcagctggtgtaattgaCATAgcccaactgacttcaatggaagtacaTTGATTTATACAGGGCGAGGATCTAGCCTAATTGGAAACTTCTTCAACTTTAATGGGTTGTGGATTAAGCCCTGGGTGGAAATCTATTTGAAGAATATGTAGCATCAAAAATCTGTTTTGCAGCTCTAagagttttttcttttctttcttctttttttttttttttaatgtcacgTTTACTAAATTCATTTTGGTATCAAAGTCAGTCCAAAATTCAGAGAAATGTATTCTTGAGTATCGTTAAATTGTGAATTATTGTATTAAAAGTGTTTCTGCTATAGGTTGCAGAAGGATCTTGGATAGCAAACAGATTGTTTTAGAAATGTGGCATTCACTTTTTCAGTATTTATATAAAGTGGTAGGCTTTGCATAATAGGACAgtgattcagaaaaaaaatatctcTGAAGTTGCTCCATCTCATTTTTGCATATACCAAATGTCCCCTCCAGCTCTCTCCTTCAGAGCATTAATAATGCCCAGAAATCCCCAGAAATATCTGATAGAAATATTTCTAACAGTTATAACCaatgaaaaatatattaaattcaaTATTAGTTCTGGGAAATCCATTCAGTTTGCTATGGATGATTGTTTGTAGTAACCATATGTGTTATTAAGGAGTACAGTTACATGAATGAACCATAAATTATTTAAAGCACTCCTTCTAAACGTTTACAAGCAATTTGCTAATTTACCAAATTAAAGACcccaggtgctgagtgccttcttATTAAGCCCCTAAGGTGCCCTATATGCAAGCACTACATGCAAACACTAGGTATTAGTAACAACAGTCTGAAACAGTAGTGGTTAGAAATTACTGACTCAATGGACACCAATCTCAAAGACCTTGTTTATCTTGGGAATATGCTCTATTTCTTGCAACTGATGGCCAGTCACTGATGTAGCAGAACCAGTGCTGCACACAATCATCTAAATGCAGATCAGCACAATTAGATGTAAATTGGTGAaaattgtttttttggggggaggcttTTTCAAGCTGGGACAAACTCCATTGGTGCAAATTGTGGCTTTCCTTGTTTACATTTACACCTGCCCTGGTGTCAGTCCTATCAGGGCAAAATCCCAATGCAGACAAAACCAAAGTAAAGTTTAAAATATGTTTGTCAACATTCAGCAAGCCTACAGTTTTATGTAACAAGACTGAATATTTCTtgctacttttttttcccccttccagtTGTATAAAATCATCATCATCCAGACAGGCAGTTTTGATGGCAACAAAACTGTAATTGAGCGTCGATATTCAGATTTTGAAAAACTGCACAAAAATCTTTTGAAGGACTTTGATGAAGAAATGGAAGATTTGACCTTTCCCAAAAAGTGCCTAACTGGAAATTTCACAGAGGAAATGATCAATGAGAGAAAATTAGCCTTCAGGGACTATCTGGGATTTCTGTATTCTATGAAATGTGTCCGGAGATCCAAAAAATTTATCGACTTCTTAATAAGACCAGAGATGGAGGAAGCTTATGGCTGTCTGAGGGGAGGCCAATATACCAAAGCTTTGGAAATACTTGTGCAAGTCGTCGCTCTGCAGGAAAAATTAACCAAACACAGCCCCATTTTAATAGTCCCTACACTCTGTGCTTTAGTTGTGTGTCACAAAGACCTGGAGAACCCAGCAGGTGCCTATGAATATGGAGAAAAGGCTTTACTTCGCCTACAGATGCACGGTGGGCACAGGTATTATGTTCCATTGCTAGAGACAATGATCACTTTGGCATATGAACTTGGCAAAGACTTTCTATCCTTGCAAGAGAAACTGGAAGAGAGCAAGGCAAAAAGAGACCAAATGAAAGTATTTACCCTAAAAGAACTTGCAGTTCGAGAGTATATACAATGAGTGCAAGAAAAGATCACTGATCATATTTCACTGAATAGCAAAAACATGTGATCATGCTCCCATTGAAGAACATGGActtcaaaatgtgtttttaaagcaGTTCTGAATGGAGAATGCtgcttacaaatacagacagcaAAAGTTAAGATTCTGATAGTTTTCAATCTAAAAAAGTATGATAAAATATACAAGTTACACTATCCCATTTCTGTAAGATAATGCTGTACTTACTGCATAGTTACAAGTAACACCTATGCTTACTAAAATGGGAAGTAATTTGTGTGTGGGGGACctcttttttcagtttgtttatttttgacaGTACTTTGTTTATAGCCAGTTTCACGGTTTCATCTGTACAGTCAGTTAAAATGGAACCACTCATATAAATAAAGTTATGCAAGTGTTCACATATTTACAGGATCATGGACTTTGTTACTAAAAAAAACCTTATGAACAAGGTTAGGATTTTGTTTAAAGTTATAATGCATTCATTTTAGAGCCTGGTATGACCTCAGGAAATGTCACGACTTAGCACTGACATGACAATGCTGGCATTGAAATGACATTGCTAATTCTTTCAGGAGCCCTACCCACAGGGGAAGATGTTGAGTTCGCCCTGGTCCTGGCATTTCTGTGAAAGCTTCTCAAATGGAAGTGGCACAGTGGTTGGGATAGATGGAAATGTAAAAAGCAGAGCATTCCCCCACCGCTCTACTCCTTTATTTATTTCCCCAGTACAAATGCTATTATTTTATTACGTAAACAATTGGTCTTCATGTTATGATGAACAGGGTGAACCACCGCTCTGTACTGAACACACTCAGAACTGTTCAGCTGTGTCTCATAGCGCCTATGCTGCTGATAGATTCTTTTGGGAGGGACAGGGGCTGTTCTACctataggcaaactaggcagctgcctagggagGCAGATTCTGTCTAGGGGGGCAAGGGCACAATGCACTCACgcaaatttggcctggccacccctctgTCCTGACCACCAAACTATCCGAAGGCTCCCCATGCACTCCTCGATCCCCAGAAAGTCTGATATGCACCCCCATCTgagttgagaacctctgttctagcAAATAGGAGCAGGTGGCACACTGTAGTCTTGCCTCAGGTAGCAGATTATCTTGAGCAGACTCGGGGGGGGACCTGTGCTTTTGGAACCAAAGGAACTGAACTCTATCCTGGCTGTCTCCATTAACCACATGGTGACCATTCTGTGAATCATCATGGCATACATGAAGTTCCTATGTGTTTGTGGATGTTTACAGCATGCAGATCAATATTGGGTGGGAGTGGTGTGGTCTGTTGCACTGAACACAGAATGGGGAATCAAGCAATAAAGAGTTCAAATCGCAGCAGTTCTGAATATTGAGTTCTGGACACTGAGTCTCAAATCCACAAAAGCACTTTGGTGcctaaattaaaaattaaaaaacataggcACCACTGAGATCCCCAAAATCCtatgctcagctgccacctaacttTGGAGGTGCCTACTATTTCACAATAAAAGTCCGccaggtgcctatgtttctgccacTGGGCATGCACACAATGCCTCAGTGCCATCTCATGCTCAAGCTCCCGCACCAGCCTCAAGCCGTTCCCTTGCTTATGTCTGCTGTGGTAGGTGTTATCAGAGCACATCTAACTCCACACAGAAGGGAGGTGGATTCTCCCCTTACAACCTGTATGGCAGTGATAAGGGAACTCACCCAGGACACTGGAAACACCCACTCAATTCTCTGCTCTACCtgatggggagaaaggatttgaagatGGGTTTCTTCACtctcagatgagtgccctaaccactagactacagAATCGCTCTCACTGGCTCTCTGGCCCAATACATAATTAGGTACAtagaatggaacagcttcaacagcaaAGACCAAGGAAGACCCATATTAGAATATTCCAGAGTCCAGTGGAATTCTACCCCCCTCCCACCTGACCTTCCCCAGAGATAACTTGGGGATGTGCCTGCCTAGCATAATGGACCCTTCTGTCTCCAATCCCGCAATTGACTATATGTGGGAGTACATGTTGTATACTAATgaacattacaaaaaaaaaaaatgtcttgcGGGAGAAAGGAAAGAACAGACCTCAATTAACGGCTATTCTGTCCACACCCCTGTTGTCATGCCAGAGCTTCCGTCTTCTGAAAGGGCACAGTTGATCATGCAGATAGAAGCCCGGTCTACTTTGCAAACTTTTACCAGCATAACAACGTCAGTCGGGGTGTGATCCCTGGCCAAGATAACTATGCTGGCAGAAGCCCCTGCACTTAGGGGATGAGGGGAGAATAAGCTATCCTGGCAAAGGGCATTCACACTAGGAATGCTTTGCTGATACGTGTAGAAGTGTTCCTGGTCTAGACCCAGCCCCATCCCTCATCAAGTGTCTTACAAAAGAGACACCAGTTCCCCTGCCTTATGGAAAACCTGTGCGCTAATTACTAACTGACTTCAGGGCACAGGCAGAAGAAAGGGCAATCTGTTCCTTGTGTAGTTCTCCCATTGCAAACTGCTTTACATGAAAGGCATTTTAATGTTGCCTATGTGCTAACTGATTGGCCAGGACTTTTATCATTCCCTAGAGCAGAAGTCATTCATCTCGAGTGCTATTCAGAGAGAATGTATCAACTGTCTAATTTAAAGCACTGATTTTATTTTCTGCTTCTTTGACATTTGCAGTCAAGGAGCGTCTCATATGAATCGGCAAAATCAACTGTGCACAAATGGCACAGGGTCAGTTATGAGCCCATAAAAGGTTCAGATCAGTTTATGATCTCACCTCCAGTAGccacaaacaaaccaaccaaacactCCCCACAAACTAAAGAAATACAAATAGCTTTCCTCTCCAGAAATGCTGGGACTATAGACCTCTGAGGACAGCAGACGCCGCTTATTAACAAGTTCAAGGTGGATGTTAAAAAAGAAATACTTGAAAAAGAAAGGACAGTATTGCGGCTTGGGCACTGGATGAGGGAAATCAAGGGACCTGGATTCTATTTTCAGTTCTATTACACACTTCATGTGCAATTTTTCACAAGTTACTCaacctctctgtgtctctgtgccaccagttaaaaaaaatggaaaaataatatttcatcgcatagttttttttaaatgaggctaAGTTCATTAATGGGTTGAGATATATTATGGCAATGAATGCTATACAAAAGCTTATAAAATATACAATAAAATAACTCCAACCTTTAATCTAGAAGTGAGCATTAAAGAGAAGATAGTTGAAACCTGTACAGGCCTTTTTCAGTTTTTAGTATTTtcttaaacaggaaaaaaagataTTCGCAGGCAGTAAGTCACCAGTCTAGAAGCCTAGTCTTGATTGTATGATTAATAATGTATTACTAGTACTGTCTTATTTTAGAACTGGACATTACTCTGTTTCTACACTTACAAAAGTTACAAACTATTTATTTATGGCATTGGACTGGGGTTAGTCCCTGATGCTGAATCAGGCCTATACAAAATAAGCTCTTCCTAATTTCAATGCTATGTACTCCAAGGGTCATAGATACCAAGGCTAGatgggactattatgatcatctattctgacccaTTGTATTAAcacagacctttttttttttaaatcacattttgatttaaaaatttccagtgacggagaatccaccatgatattggtaaattgttgcaatggttaattactctcactgttaaaaatgtaaatcgtatttccagtctgaattagtcttgcttcaacttccaggcaCTGGATCATGTTCTCTGGTAGTTTGAAGCACctgttatcaaatatttgttccctcaTGTAGATACCtacagactaatcaagtcaccctttaccTTTCctttgtaaagctaaatagattgagcttctcgAGTCTATTACTGTAAGGAATGTTTtcaaatcctt from the Mauremys reevesii isolate NIE-2019 linkage group 16, ASM1616193v1, whole genome shotgun sequence genome contains:
- the SNX20 gene encoding sorting nexin-20 encodes the protein MDRDQHHPAEGDQWEPVTDITRCPAAAQSDEEQNETEAEISFQVNNDNPETAAFSGTSNSPSPSSSMTTKQLQDYWRNEKRHCRQVKLLFEIPSTRIVEQYLSKYVLYKIIIIQTGSFDGNKTVIERRYSDFEKLHKNLLKDFDEEMEDLTFPKKCLTGNFTEEMINERKLAFRDYLGFLYSMKCVRRSKKFIDFLIRPEMEEAYGCLRGGQYTKALEILVQVVALQEKLTKHSPILIVPTLCALVVCHKDLENPAGAYEYGEKALLRLQMHGGHRYYVPLLETMITLAYELGKDFLSLQEKLEESKAKRDQMKVFTLKELAVREYIQ